The Arachis hypogaea cultivar Tifrunner chromosome 16, arahy.Tifrunner.gnm2.J5K5, whole genome shotgun sequence genome contains a region encoding:
- the LOC112758018 gene encoding GDSL esterase/lipase At1g09390 yields MGSGCVGHCLPFSFSFSFPLSFLLVLWFYSISSAYGCDKAPAIFVFGDSNSDTGGLASGLGYPINLPNGRSFFHRSTGRLCDGRLIIDLLCQSMNMSLLNPYMDPLSGSTFTNGANFAVVGSSTLPKYLPFSLNIQVMQFRRLKARALELVNAGATNLINDGGFRDALYLIDIGQNDIADSFTKNLSYAQVIKRIPTVVAEIETAVRSLYNEGARKFWLHNTGPLGCLPKLIALAQKKDLDSSGCLSSYNSAARLFNDALNRLSLKLRTQLKDATIVYVDIYAIKYDLITNAAKYGFSNSLMVCCGSGGPPYNFDPRVTCGQPGYQVCSEGSKYVSWDGIHLTEAANTFIASKILSKAYSTPPTAFDFFCNH; encoded by the exons ATGGGTTCCGGTTGCGTCGGTCACTGCCTTCCATTCTCATTCTCATTCTCATTTCCATTATCGTTCTTGTTAGTGCTGTGGTTCTATTCAATTTCTTCAGCTTATGGATGCGATAAAGCTCCAGCTATATTCGTGTTCGGCGATTCCAACTCGGACACGGGTGGACTCGCCTCTGGACTCGGTTACCCTATCAACCTCCCCAATGGACGCAGCTTCTTCCATAGATCCACCGGTCGCTTGTGCGATGGACGCCTCATAATCGATTTGCTCT GCCAAAGTATGAACATGAGTTTATTGAACCCATATATGGACCCGTTGTCTGGATCGACGTTCACAAATGGAGCAAACTTTGCAGTTGTAGGGTCCTCTACACTCCCCAAGTATCTTCCATTCTCTTTAAATATACAAGTCATGCAGTTCAGGCGTCTCAAAGCTCGTGCACTTGAACTTGTTAATGCAG GTGCAACCAATTTGATAAATGATGGAGGGTTCCGAGATGCACTCTACTTGATTGATATTGGGCAAAATGACATTGCTGATTCATTTACCAAAAATTTGTCATATGCGCAAGTGATCAAGAGGATCCCAACAGTTGTTGCCGAGATTGAAACGGCTGTTAGG AGTTTGTATAATGAAGGTGCCAGGAAGTTTTGGCTTCACAACACTGGACCCTTAGGATGTCTTCCCAAATTGATTGCACTGGCTCAAAAGAAGGATCTGGATTCATCTGGATGTCTATCTAGCTATAACTCTGCTGCAAGATTATTTAATGATGCACTGAATCGGTTGTCACTTAAGCTAAGAACTCAATTGAAGGATGCTACCATAGTCTATGTCGATATTTATGCCATTAAGTATGATCTTATCACAAATGCCGCCAAATATG GTTTCTCGAATTCGCTGATGGTGTGCTGCGGGTCTGGAGGGCCTCCTTACAATTTTGACCCAAGGGTGACATGTGGGCAACCAGGGTATCAGGTTTGTAGTGAAGGATCAAAATATGTTAGCTGGGATGGAATCCATCTTACTGAGGCTGCAAATACATTCATAGCTTCAAAGATTCTTTCCAAGGCCTATTCCACACCACCTACAGCTTTTGATTTCTTCTGCAATCACTGA
- the LOC112758414 gene encoding WAT1-related protein At1g09380 has protein sequence MARGLIPVLSMILVQLAYAGMSITSKLAIEGGMNPLILVAYRQIFATIAIAPFTYWLEWKTVPRMTRRVMLQIVLSSITGITGNQVLFFVGLKYSTATVACALTNLLPAFTFVLAAIFRQESVGMKSKAGVGKVLGTVLCVGGALLLSFYHGKTIGIAESSIRWSFAERMEGRSSSNGNESALLGPFLLVFSALVWSLWFIIQADISKNFPAPYTSTNYMCFLASIQCVLLALSFDHTPSSWSLHDPIRLVSSLYAGVVCTGLAYCLMSWTIERKGPLYVSVFSPLQLVLTAVASWALLREKLYIGTVIGSVLIVGGLYCVLWGKNKEMNEIIAEKETIKYNESNAKNSDLELPSYIPSNNGNHLVIVDVA, from the exons ATGGCGAGAGGTCTCATTCCAGTGTTATCAATGATTCTTGTTCAGTTGGCGTATGCAGGGATGAGTATTACctcaaagcttgccatagaaggtgGCATGAACCCTCTTATCCTTGTTGCTTATCGTCAAATCTTTGCCACTATTGCCATTGCTCCCTTCACTTATTGGCTCGAATG GAAAACAGTTCCGAGGATGACAAGGCGCGTTATGCTCCAAATAGTACTTTCTTCCATAACAGG AATAACAGGAAACCAGGTTCTGTTCTTCGTGGGTCTAAAATATTCAACTGCCACAGTTGCGTGTGCACTCACCAATTTGCTCCCAGCTTTTACGTTTGTCCTGGCAGCCATCTTCAG ACAAGAGAGTGTGGGAATGAAGAGCAAAGCAGGGGTAGGAAAGGTGTTAGGAACAGTATTGTGTGTAGGTGGAGCACTGCTTTTATCATTCTACCACGGCAAAACAATTGGTATAGCAGAATCAAGCATTCGTTGGAGCTTTGCGGAGAGAATGGAAGGAAGAAGCAGCTCCAACGGGAACGAAAGCGCGCTTCTGGGTCCTTTTCTTCTTGTGTTTAGTGCCCTTGTTTGGTCACTTTGGTTCATAATTCAAGCAGACATAAGCAAGAATTTCCCTGCTCCATATACGAGCACAAACTACATGTGTTTCTTGGCCAGCATCCAGTGTGTCCTTCTTGCCTTGTCTTTTGACCATACCCCCTCTTCTTGGTCCCTTCATGATCCTATCAGACTTGTCTCTTCTCTTTATGCG ggGGTAGTTTGCACTGGTCTAGCGTACTGTCTCATGTCATGGACCATTGAGAGGAAAGGTCCTTTGTACGTTTCAGTATTTAGTCCATTGCAACTTGTTCTCACTGCTGTTGCTAGCTGGGCATTGCTTCGGGAGAAACTATACATTGGAAC TGTGATAGGGTCTGTGCTGATAGTTGGAGGGCTATATTGTGTTCTATGGGGAAAGAACAAAGAGATGAACGAGATCATTGCTGAAAAAGAGACAATCAAGTACAACGAGAGTAATGCAAAGAATAGTGATTTGGAGTTACCATCTTACATACCATCCAACAATGGTAATCATCTTGTAATTGTGGATGTTGCTTAA